One genomic region from Arthrobacter sp. YN encodes:
- a CDS encoding LapA family protein, which translates to MSFQDDAAGVPSGAPRQERAVPPPVASASRPTRTAALWVAVAVGLVVLVMLIVFFVQNQDMITVRFFGLQGTLALGTTLFIAAVGGGVLVALAGGARILQLRMVNHRRKKTVGGPGAAP; encoded by the coding sequence ATGAGTTTCCAGGATGATGCAGCAGGGGTTCCCAGTGGGGCTCCCCGTCAGGAACGTGCCGTCCCACCTCCGGTGGCCAGTGCGTCCAGGCCAACCCGCACGGCCGCCCTGTGGGTGGCTGTCGCCGTTGGCTTGGTGGTCCTGGTGATGCTGATCGTGTTCTTCGTCCAGAACCAGGACATGATCACAGTCCGTTTCTTCGGGCTGCAGGGAACCCTCGCGCTGGGCACCACCCTCTTCATCGCAGCCGTGGGCGGAGGCGTGCTGGTAGCCCTTGCCGGAGGTGCGCGGATCCTCCAGCTCAGAATGGTCAACCACCGCCGCAAGAAGACCGTGGGCGGCCCGGGAGCGGCGCCTTAG